A window of Natrinema versiforme contains these coding sequences:
- the nuoK gene encoding NADH-quinone oxidoreductase subunit NuoK: MTVDVQYYVLLSMAVFCIGLFGVLTRRNALLFLMSVELMLNAANINLIAFAFYHGNLTGQLFALFTMALAAAEVAVGLGIILVLYRNFRDVDVTVPTTMRW; encoded by the coding sequence ATGACCGTCGACGTACAGTACTACGTGCTGCTGTCGATGGCGGTGTTCTGTATCGGGCTCTTCGGCGTGTTGACGCGTCGTAACGCACTGTTGTTCCTGATGTCCGTCGAGCTAATGCTGAACGCGGCGAATATCAACTTGATCGCGTTCGCGTTCTATCACGGCAACCTCACGGGGCAGTTGTTCGCGCTGTTTACGATGGCGCTGGCTGCCGCGGAGGTTGCGGTCGGACTCGGGATCATTCTGGTGCTGTACCGCAACTTCCGTGACGTCGACGTCACGGTACCGACGACGATGAGGTGGTAG
- a CDS encoding NADH-quinone oxidoreductase subunit J: protein MNYELIAFALFAVVTLSSAVGVVLMQDPWHSALLLGVALLSVAAHYVMLAAEFVAMMQVLVYVGGVLVLITFAVMLTQRDDSDADADEVVQA from the coding sequence ATGAACTACGAGCTGATCGCGTTCGCGCTGTTCGCCGTCGTGACGCTTTCCAGCGCGGTGGGTGTCGTGCTCATGCAGGACCCGTGGCATTCGGCGCTCCTGCTTGGTGTGGCGCTGCTCAGCGTCGCGGCCCATTACGTGATGTTAGCGGCTGAATTCGTCGCCATGATGCAGGTCCTCGTCTACGTCGGCGGGGTCCTCGTCCTCATCACGTTCGCCGTCATGCTGACCCAGCGCGACGATTCCGACGCCGACGCAGACGAGGTGGTACAGGCATGA
- the nuoL gene encoding NADH-quinone oxidoreductase subunit L — translation MAATATGPFGFAPAIAVLPLVAFVITLLFGRYLPKKGALPGIIATGGSLLISLVMFAAVAGGNAHHTELYEWTAGAAMSETGAETISFSFGILIDPLSALMLVIVSLVALLVHIFSLGYMNAEGETGLPRYYAELGLFTFSMLAFVFADNLLMAFMFFELVGLCSYLLIGFWFRTKSAPSAAKKAFLVTRFGDYFFLIGVVAIAATFGTVGFAGEESFVTAAETAIDDGTTLFGFDAETWVTITGLLVLGGVLGKSAQFPFHTWLPDAMEGPTTVSALIHAATMVAAGVYLVARMFGYYALSPTALAIIAFVGGFTALFAATMAVVKDDIKQVLAYSTISQYGYMMLGLGVGGYVAGVFHLMNHAFFKALLFLGAGAVIILMHHEQDMWKMGGLKAKAPVTYYTFLAGALALAGIVPFSGFWSKDEVLFDALAVGLEQPIFLAAYAMGLIAVFFTGFYTFRMVFLTFHGEPRSETAEDPHAVGWAVKVPLIALGTLATVAGLANLAPVAEVLHADITFLEFWLDGEYGYLEGLTYHDYHETVAFEEGVIGSETTTMLLAAGLSLGLALAGAFAAHVLYNVPEPKRHTTKLGGAYGVLKRNYYQDEYQVWLAEGLTLPLARAADRFDQTVIDGVVNGTSRISLSGSNVVKRLQTGIVTNYAALLVGGFIGLLLVLGYIGGWFA, via the coding sequence ATGGCAGCAACAGCAACAGGACCGTTCGGATTCGCACCGGCGATCGCAGTGCTCCCGCTCGTGGCGTTCGTGATCACGCTGCTGTTCGGGAGGTACCTGCCGAAGAAAGGCGCGCTCCCGGGTATCATCGCGACGGGTGGCTCGCTTCTCATCTCGCTCGTGATGTTCGCGGCGGTCGCGGGCGGCAACGCACATCACACGGAACTGTACGAGTGGACGGCCGGCGCAGCGATGAGCGAGACGGGAGCGGAGACGATTTCGTTCTCGTTCGGGATCCTGATCGATCCCCTCTCGGCGCTCATGCTGGTAATCGTCTCGCTCGTCGCCTTGCTCGTCCACATATTCAGTCTCGGCTACATGAACGCCGAGGGCGAAACGGGACTGCCGCGGTACTACGCCGAACTCGGCCTCTTTACGTTCAGCATGCTCGCCTTCGTCTTCGCGGACAACCTGCTGATGGCGTTCATGTTCTTCGAACTCGTCGGGCTGTGTTCGTATCTCCTGATCGGGTTCTGGTTCCGCACGAAATCGGCACCCTCGGCCGCGAAGAAGGCCTTCTTGGTCACCCGCTTCGGTGACTACTTCTTCCTGATCGGGGTCGTCGCTATCGCGGCGACGTTCGGCACCGTCGGCTTCGCCGGCGAGGAGTCGTTCGTCACCGCCGCCGAGACGGCGATCGACGACGGCACGACCCTGTTCGGCTTCGACGCCGAGACGTGGGTGACGATCACCGGACTGCTCGTCCTCGGCGGCGTGCTCGGTAAGTCCGCGCAGTTCCCCTTCCACACGTGGCTGCCCGACGCCATGGAAGGGCCGACCACCGTCTCCGCGCTGATTCACGCCGCGACGATGGTCGCGGCCGGCGTCTACCTGGTCGCGCGGATGTTCGGCTACTACGCACTGAGCCCGACCGCGCTGGCGATCATCGCCTTCGTGGGCGGCTTCACCGCGCTCTTCGCCGCGACGATGGCCGTCGTCAAAGACGACATCAAACAGGTGCTGGCGTACTCGACGATCAGCCAGTACGGCTACATGATGCTCGGCCTCGGCGTCGGCGGCTACGTCGCCGGCGTCTTCCACCTGATGAACCACGCCTTCTTCAAGGCCCTCCTGTTCCTCGGTGCCGGGGCCGTCATCATCCTGATGCACCACGAACAGGACATGTGGAAGATGGGCGGGCTCAAAGCCAAAGCGCCCGTCACCTACTACACGTTCCTCGCCGGCGCGCTCGCGCTCGCGGGAATCGTTCCGTTCTCCGGCTTCTGGTCGAAAGACGAGGTGCTGTTCGACGCGCTCGCCGTCGGCCTCGAGCAACCGATCTTCCTCGCGGCCTACGCGATGGGGTTGATCGCCGTCTTCTTCACCGGGTTCTACACCTTCCGGATGGTCTTCCTGACCTTCCACGGCGAGCCCCGCTCCGAGACGGCCGAGGACCCCCACGCGGTCGGCTGGGCGGTTAAGGTCCCGCTGATCGCGCTCGGGACGCTCGCGACCGTCGCGGGTCTCGCGAACCTCGCGCCCGTCGCGGAGGTGCTCCACGCCGACATCACCTTCCTCGAGTTCTGGCTCGACGGCGAATACGGCTACCTCGAGGGGCTGACCTACCACGACTACCACGAGACGGTCGCCTTCGAGGAGGGCGTGATCGGCTCCGAGACGACGACGATGCTGCTGGCCGCGGGCCTGTCGCTCGGACTGGCACTGGCCGGCGCGTTCGCAGCACACGTGCTGTACAACGTCCCCGAGCCGAAGCGTCACACGACGAAACTCGGCGGCGCGTACGGCGTTCTGAAGCGCAACTACTACCAGGACGAGTATCAGGTCTGGCTCGCGGAGGGGCTGACGCTGCCGCTGGCTCGAGCCGCCGATCGGTTCGACCAGACGGTGATCGACGGGGTCGTCAACGGCACCTCGCGGATCAGCCTGTCCGGTAGTAACGTGGTCAAGCGGCTGCAGACGGGTATCGTAACTAACTACGCGGCGCTGTTGGTGGGCGGGTTCATCGGCTTGCTACTCGTCCTCGGCTATATCGGAGGGTGGTTCGCATGA
- a CDS encoding complex I subunit 1 family protein — protein sequence MSGGQIAGAAGELSELPAVPLQDTVLLPERIGELTGLDGFGLGGELLATFLAAFLIGNLMLAMTGVAGPWAKRKITAAFTDRIAVNRLGPAGLFIIIADAVRLLSKELVVPENADRPAYDLAPIVVASSALLGFAVIPMGNGIHLADPEVGLAYVFAVSGIASLGLVMAGYASANKYSMLGGLRAVAQNVAYEIPLVVTGMSVVIFAGTLQMGEIVSAQAEPLITIAGISIPSWYALVNPFAFVLFLVANFAEVGRNPFDTPEAPTEIVAGYQTEYSSVYFVLIYLGEFLHIFLGGAIIATIFLGGPAGPILPGIVWFIIKIWAVFLATQWLRSAVPRVRIDQLIEIGWKGLLVLAFANLILTAVIVGLIA from the coding sequence ATGTCCGGCGGCCAGATCGCAGGTGCGGCCGGCGAACTGTCCGAACTGCCGGCGGTGCCGCTACAGGACACGGTCTTGCTCCCCGAGCGGATCGGCGAGCTGACCGGTCTCGACGGGTTCGGGTTGGGTGGCGAGTTGCTCGCGACCTTCCTCGCGGCCTTCCTCATCGGCAACCTGATGCTCGCGATGACCGGCGTCGCGGGGCCGTGGGCGAAGCGGAAGATAACCGCGGCCTTCACGGACCGGATCGCGGTCAACCGGCTCGGACCGGCCGGGCTGTTCATCATCATCGCCGACGCGGTGCGGCTCCTGTCGAAGGAACTGGTCGTGCCCGAGAACGCGGACCGACCGGCTTACGACCTCGCGCCGATTGTCGTCGCGTCGTCGGCGCTGCTCGGCTTCGCCGTCATCCCGATGGGTAACGGGATTCACCTCGCGGATCCCGAAGTCGGGCTGGCCTATGTCTTCGCCGTCTCGGGGATCGCGAGCCTCGGACTGGTGATGGCCGGCTACGCGTCGGCGAACAAGTACTCGATGCTCGGCGGCCTGCGCGCGGTGGCACAGAACGTCGCCTACGAGATCCCGCTGGTCGTCACCGGGATGTCGGTCGTGATCTTCGCCGGCACCCTCCAGATGGGTGAGATCGTCTCGGCGCAGGCGGAGCCGCTTATCACGATCGCGGGAATTTCGATTCCGTCGTGGTACGCGCTGGTCAACCCCTTCGCGTTCGTCCTCTTTCTGGTGGCGAACTTCGCGGAGGTCGGCCGTAACCCATTCGACACGCCGGAGGCACCGACCGAAATCGTCGCGGGCTACCAGACCGAGTACTCCTCGGTCTACTTCGTCCTGATCTACCTCGGGGAGTTCCTCCACATCTTCCTCGGCGGTGCGATCATCGCGACGATCTTCCTCGGCGGACCCGCCGGGCCGATCCTGCCGGGCATCGTCTGGTTCATCATCAAGATCTGGGCGGTGTTCCTCGCGACGCAGTGGCTGCGCTCGGCGGTTCCCCGGGTTCGTATCGACCAACTCATCGAGATCGGCTGGAAGGGACTGCTCGTGCTGGCCTTCGCCAATCTCATCTTGACCGCGGTAATCGTGGGGCTGATAGCATGA
- a CDS encoding NuoM family protein: MMIEALIAVALLGALVTFVAPNRIAGKLAFAISLVPAALSLWLFTAFDGSGNALRGGELAFESQAAWIELGEHSISWFVGVDGISLPLVVLTTILCTLAIVSSWTPIDERESQFYGLILFIEANLIGVFTALDFFLWFVFWEAVLIPMYLLIGIWGGPRRKYAAIKFFVYTNVASLVMFGAFIALVFGLGDSVTSFALPEIAGAMLDGGPEGFFGLEGTTLASVVFVAMFLGFAVKVPIVPFHTWLPDAHVEAPTPASVLLAGVLLKMGTYALLRFNFTMFPEQVEMYAVPIAAIAVISVIYGAMLALAQTDLKRIVAYSSVSSMGYVILGLVAYTQFGVGGATFQMVSHGLISGLMFMAVGVIYNATHTRMVTDMSGLADRMPIAVGILIAGAFGYMGLPLMSGFYGEFTIFFGAFGSELLDYSPLFTAAAMFGIVIVAGYLLFALQRTVFGPYRLETDYEVGRAPLHDIAPMVVLLGLIILLGVAPSLIFDMITDAIDPIIQHGGDL; the protein is encoded by the coding sequence ATGATGATAGAAGCGCTTATCGCGGTCGCACTGCTCGGCGCGCTGGTGACGTTCGTCGCGCCGAATCGAATTGCCGGCAAACTCGCCTTCGCCATCAGCCTCGTGCCGGCGGCGCTGTCGCTGTGGCTGTTCACCGCCTTCGACGGCAGCGGCAACGCCTTGCGCGGCGGCGAACTGGCGTTCGAATCGCAGGCCGCATGGATCGAACTCGGCGAACACTCGATCTCGTGGTTCGTCGGCGTCGACGGGATCAGCCTGCCGCTGGTGGTCCTGACGACGATCCTCTGTACGCTGGCGATCGTGAGCTCGTGGACGCCGATCGACGAGCGCGAATCCCAGTTCTACGGCCTGATCCTCTTTATCGAGGCGAACCTGATCGGCGTCTTCACGGCGCTCGATTTCTTCCTCTGGTTCGTCTTCTGGGAGGCGGTCCTGATCCCGATGTACCTGCTGATCGGCATCTGGGGCGGCCCGCGCCGCAAGTACGCCGCGATCAAGTTCTTCGTCTACACGAACGTGGCGTCGCTGGTGATGTTCGGTGCCTTCATCGCGCTCGTCTTCGGGCTCGGTGACTCGGTCACCTCCTTTGCGCTGCCCGAAATCGCGGGGGCGATGCTCGACGGCGGCCCCGAGGGCTTCTTCGGCCTCGAGGGGACGACGCTCGCGTCGGTCGTCTTCGTGGCGATGTTCCTCGGGTTCGCGGTGAAGGTGCCCATCGTCCCGTTCCATACGTGGCTACCGGACGCCCACGTCGAAGCGCCGACGCCGGCGTCGGTGCTGCTGGCGGGGGTCCTGCTGAAGATGGGGACCTACGCGCTGCTCCGGTTCAACTTCACGATGTTCCCGGAACAGGTCGAAATGTATGCGGTCCCGATCGCGGCGATCGCCGTTATCAGCGTCATCTACGGCGCGATGCTGGCGCTCGCCCAGACGGATCTCAAACGGATTGTCGCCTACTCATCCGTTTCGTCGATGGGCTATGTCATCCTCGGACTGGTCGCCTACACCCAGTTCGGTGTCGGCGGTGCGACCTTCCAGATGGTCTCTCACGGCCTGATCTCCGGGCTGATGTTCATGGCCGTCGGCGTCATCTACAACGCCACCCACACCCGGATGGTCACCGATATGTCCGGGCTAGCCGATCGAATGCCGATCGCGGTCGGCATCCTCATCGCCGGTGCCTTCGGCTACATGGGACTGCCCCTGATGAGCGGGTTCTACGGCGAGTTCACGATCTTCTTCGGGGCCTTCGGCTCTGAACTGCTCGACTACTCGCCGCTGTTTACCGCGGCGGCGATGTTCGGCATCGTGATCGTCGCTGGCTACCTGCTCTTTGCGCTCCAGCGGACGGTGTTCGGACCGTATCGACTCGAAACCGACTACGAGGTGGGCCGTGCACCCCTCCACGACATCGCGCCGATGGTCGTGTTGCTGGGACTTATCATCCTGCTGGGCGTGGCCCCCAGCCTGATCTTCGACATGATAACCGACGCAATCGATCCGATCATCCAGCACGGAGGTGATCTCTGA
- a CDS encoding CBS domain-containing protein, which produces MEVVSGRTKPKVKDYMTRDVATVSPDETVGEVATRIAESEEHSGFPVTDRRRVEGFISARDLLLAEDDDPIFKVMATDLLVAHPDMKVNDAARVILRSGIQKLPVVDDAGNLVGIISNADVIRSQIERATPEKVGKLMRTLEQIHEIELTEERRTVPLSELTPTQGRVYADELEGRRYELERGLAEPLVVIDNGGTLLLADGHHRVLAADQLSIDEMDAYVIVISHEIDLGMARTAEKEDLERIDDIDVVDYARHPLVQTTKRLQSDGGGGDRDEDQ; this is translated from the coding sequence ATGGAGGTCGTGTCGGGCCGGACGAAGCCCAAGGTCAAGGATTACATGACGCGGGACGTAGCGACGGTGTCGCCCGACGAAACCGTCGGCGAGGTCGCGACGCGGATCGCCGAGAGCGAGGAACACAGCGGGTTTCCCGTCACGGATCGACGGCGCGTCGAGGGCTTCATCAGCGCTCGCGACCTGCTGCTCGCCGAGGACGACGACCCGATTTTCAAGGTCATGGCGACCGATCTGCTGGTCGCCCACCCCGACATGAAGGTAAACGACGCCGCGCGCGTCATCCTCCGCTCGGGCATCCAGAAGCTCCCTGTCGTCGACGACGCGGGCAACCTCGTTGGGATCATCTCGAACGCCGACGTCATCCGCAGCCAGATCGAGCGCGCGACCCCCGAGAAGGTGGGCAAACTGATGCGGACCTTAGAGCAGATCCACGAGATCGAGCTGACGGAGGAGCGCCGGACCGTCCCGCTCTCGGAACTCACCCCGACGCAGGGCCGGGTGTACGCCGACGAACTCGAGGGGCGGCGATACGAACTCGAGCGCGGGCTCGCCGAGCCGCTGGTCGTCATCGACAACGGCGGCACACTGTTGCTGGCCGACGGCCACCACCGCGTGCTCGCGGCCGATCAGCTATCGATCGACGAGATGGACGCCTACGTCATCGTCATCTCCCACGAGATCGATCTGGGGATGGCACGCACCGCCGAAAAGGAGGACCTCGAGCGGATCGACGACATCGACGTCGTCGACTACGCGAGACATCCGCTGGTCCAGACGACCAAGCGACTCCAGTCCGACGGCGGGGGCGGAGACAGGGACGAAGACCAGTAG
- a CDS encoding NADH-quinone oxidoreductase subunit I: MIGILKSMATTMKHALDGSTFTVEYPETAPDVSPRFRGVHKFSQERCIWCRQCENVCPNDTIQIVTNDQRQGEQYNLHIGQCIYCRLCEEVCPVDAILLTENFEFTADTKHDFVYNKEQLKAVPWYKDIDPLAAREPDRGAWVGEGDGEVDYQ, from the coding sequence ATGATCGGGATACTCAAATCGATGGCAACGACGATGAAACACGCACTGGACGGCTCTACCTTCACGGTGGAGTACCCGGAGACCGCACCCGACGTGTCGCCGCGATTCCGCGGCGTCCACAAGTTCAGTCAGGAGCGGTGTATCTGGTGTCGCCAGTGTGAGAACGTCTGTCCGAACGACACGATCCAGATCGTCACGAACGATCAGCGACAGGGCGAACAGTACAACCTCCACATCGGGCAGTGTATCTACTGCCGGCTCTGCGAGGAGGTCTGCCCCGTCGACGCCATCCTGCTTACGGAGAACTTCGAGTTCACCGCGGACACGAAACACGATTTCGTCTACAACAAAGAGCAGCTGAAAGCGGTACCGTGGTACAAGGACATCGACCCGCTTGCCGCCCGCGAACCCGACCGGGGCGCGTGGGTCGGTGAGGGTGACGGGGAGGTCGACTACCAGTAA
- a CDS encoding DHH family phosphoesterase: MVFRLVLGCGTVCRQVTERLSERDGDRLLAITDDESVVETLRDESVPARGADPADPDVISNVDPPDVIFVGSDRTDINRAALEAARDRFPEASIVAYLGGNATAADRDRFEELADAVVDPSSVMADRVLDGAASPSAEAAIELREQLAGIDGRLAVLAHDNPDPDALASAVALVAVAESVGVDADACYFGEISHQENRAMVNLLGLNLRNLDRDQPISEYSAFALVDHSRPGVNDQLPSDLHVDIVIDHHPPRGPVPGEFVDLRQQAGATSTVLTEYLERFDLDFDPATATALLYGIRVDTNDFTREVSPADFRAASRLWPHVDTSLLRQIEQPSLEGETLETIARAIKNRVQRESVAVASVGRISDRDALPQAADQLLAMEGVETTLVFGFNDEMVYLSARSRAADVDLGETLRDAFDRIGSAGGHADMAGAQLEIGILGSADDEAEIESIVSVVEEVITNRFFEAIETRPGVPVGAYTQTSEWLFTQRGEPEDGESA, from the coding sequence ATGGTTTTCCGGCTCGTGCTCGGCTGTGGGACCGTCTGCCGACAGGTCACGGAGCGACTGTCCGAGCGCGACGGCGACCGACTGCTCGCGATCACCGACGACGAGAGCGTCGTCGAAACGTTGCGCGACGAGAGCGTGCCGGCCCGCGGCGCCGACCCGGCCGACCCCGACGTGATCTCGAACGTCGACCCCCCGGACGTAATCTTCGTCGGGAGCGACCGCACCGACATCAATCGGGCCGCACTCGAGGCGGCGCGGGATCGGTTCCCCGAGGCCTCGATCGTGGCGTATCTGGGCGGGAATGCGACGGCGGCGGACCGCGACCGGTTCGAGGAGTTGGCCGACGCCGTCGTCGATCCCTCGAGCGTCATGGCCGATCGGGTCCTCGACGGCGCGGCGAGCCCGTCGGCCGAAGCGGCGATCGAACTCCGGGAGCAACTCGCGGGGATCGACGGCCGGCTGGCGGTCCTCGCACACGACAATCCGGACCCGGACGCGCTCGCGAGCGCGGTCGCGCTGGTCGCCGTCGCCGAGTCCGTCGGCGTCGACGCCGACGCCTGTTACTTCGGCGAGATCTCCCATCAGGAGAACCGGGCGATGGTCAACCTGCTCGGACTGAATCTGCGGAACTTAGACCGCGACCAGCCGATCTCGGAGTACTCGGCGTTCGCGCTGGTCGATCACTCCCGGCCCGGCGTCAACGATCAGCTCCCGTCCGACCTCCACGTCGATATCGTCATCGACCACCATCCGCCCCGCGGGCCGGTCCCCGGCGAGTTCGTGGACCTGCGCCAGCAGGCGGGCGCGACCAGCACCGTCCTGACCGAGTACCTCGAGCGATTCGACCTCGACTTCGATCCGGCGACGGCGACGGCGCTGCTGTACGGCATCCGGGTCGACACGAACGACTTCACGCGGGAGGTGTCGCCCGCCGACTTCCGGGCGGCGTCGCGGCTGTGGCCCCACGTCGACACGTCGCTCCTGCGCCAGATCGAACAACCCTCCCTCGAGGGCGAGACCCTCGAGACGATCGCGCGAGCGATCAAGAACCGGGTGCAACGCGAGTCGGTCGCCGTCGCCAGCGTCGGGCGGATCAGCGATCGGGACGCGCTGCCCCAAGCGGCCGATCAGTTGCTCGCGATGGAGGGCGTCGAGACGACGCTCGTCTTCGGCTTCAACGACGAGATGGTCTACCTCTCGGCCCGGTCGCGGGCCGCCGATGTCGACCTCGGGGAGACCCTGCGGGACGCGTTCGACCGGATCGGGAGCGCCGGCGGCCACGCCGACATGGCCGGCGCGCAACTCGAGATCGGCATTCTGGGCAGCGCCGACGACGAGGCGGAGATCGAGTCGATCGTCAGCGTCGTCGAGGAGGTCATCACGAACCGGTTCTTCGAGGCGATCGAGACGCGGCCAGGGGTCCCGGTCGGAGCCTACACCCAGACTAGCGAGTGGCTGTTCACCCAGCGGGGCGAGCCCGAAGACGGCGAGTCCGCGTGA
- a CDS encoding NADH-quinone oxidoreductase subunit N — protein MAVLELPQWAALAPALILAGTALVLFLLDSINPHSTNRTLLAGVAVVGSLSSLAVAVWFTAAGVGATGIENYGVIDLMGGQFVVDQLALYFMIIVAIVTALVTVASHDYLRDHTYQAEYYSLVILAATGMSMMAASNSLVTIFIALELTSLPSYALVAILKDNRGSVEAGLKYFLIGALSSAIFVYGVSLVYGATGSLQLTDIAAVLESGDGAVGEMGGLLGLGILMLIGGIAFKTASVPFHFWAPEAYEGAPAPISAFLSSASKAAGFVLAFRVFTTAFPVAATTEAIGVDWTLAFVILAIVTMTVGNFAAATQENVKRMLAYSSIGHAGYVLIGLAALSAEGGELVMGAAMMHLLVYGFMNTGAFLFVALAEYWGVGRTFEDYNGLSQQAPFACAAMAVFMFSLAGVPPFGGFWSKYLLYTETINAAADNTILLVLAAALVVNSALSLYYYSRLVKALWIEEPILDRDRLAQPTGLYAAIIAAAVLTVVALPAFGPIADAALEAAAAVVA, from the coding sequence ATGGCAGTCCTCGAGCTTCCGCAGTGGGCGGCACTCGCGCCGGCACTGATCCTCGCGGGGACGGCGCTCGTGCTGTTCCTGCTCGATAGCATCAACCCGCACTCGACGAACCGCACCCTGCTCGCCGGCGTCGCCGTCGTCGGCTCGCTGTCGTCGCTGGCCGTCGCCGTCTGGTTTACCGCCGCCGGCGTCGGTGCGACGGGGATCGAGAACTACGGCGTCATCGATCTGATGGGCGGCCAGTTCGTCGTCGATCAGCTCGCGCTGTACTTCATGATCATCGTCGCGATCGTCACCGCCCTCGTCACGGTCGCGAGCCACGACTACCTGCGGGATCACACCTATCAGGCCGAGTACTACTCGCTGGTCATCCTCGCGGCGACCGGGATGTCGATGATGGCCGCCTCGAACAGCCTCGTGACGATCTTCATCGCACTCGAGTTGACGAGCCTGCCGTCGTACGCGCTGGTCGCGATCCTCAAGGACAACCGCGGCAGCGTCGAGGCCGGGCTGAAGTACTTCCTGATTGGGGCGCTGTCCTCGGCGATCTTCGTCTACGGCGTCTCGCTGGTCTACGGTGCGACCGGCTCCTTGCAACTCACGGATATCGCCGCAGTTCTCGAGAGCGGCGATGGAGCCGTCGGCGAAATGGGCGGCCTACTCGGGCTCGGGATCCTGATGCTGATCGGTGGCATCGCGTTCAAGACCGCGAGCGTTCCGTTCCACTTCTGGGCCCCCGAGGCCTACGAGGGTGCGCCCGCGCCGATCTCGGCGTTCCTCTCCTCGGCCTCGAAGGCCGCCGGCTTCGTGCTCGCGTTCCGCGTGTTCACGACGGCGTTCCCGGTCGCCGCGACGACGGAGGCCATCGGCGTCGACTGGACGCTGGCCTTCGTCATCCTCGCGATCGTCACGATGACGGTCGGGAACTTCGCGGCGGCGACTCAGGAGAACGTCAAACGGATGCTCGCCTACTCCTCGATCGGCCACGCAGGCTACGTGCTGATCGGGCTCGCGGCCCTCTCAGCCGAGGGCGGCGAACTCGTCATGGGCGCGGCCATGATGCACCTGCTGGTCTACGGCTTCATGAACACGGGCGCGTTCCTGTTCGTCGCCCTCGCGGAGTACTGGGGCGTCGGCCGGACCTTCGAGGACTACAACGGTCTCTCGCAGCAGGCGCCGTTCGCCTGCGCCGCGATGGCCGTGTTCATGTTCAGCCTCGCGGGGGTGCCGCCCTTCGGCGGCTTCTGGAGCAAGTATCTGCTCTACACCGAGACGATCAACGCGGCCGCGGACAACACGATCCTCTTAGTCCTCGCCGCCGCGCTCGTGGTCAACAGCGCGCTCTCGCTGTACTACTACTCGCGGCTGGTCAAGGCGCTCTGGATCGAGGAGCCGATCCTCGACCGGGACCGCCTCGCCCAGCCGACCGGGCTCTACGCGGCGATCATCGCTGCGGCCGTCCTCACGGTCGTCGCCCTGCCCGCGTTCGGGCCGATCGCCGATGCCGCGCTCGAGGCGGCCGCGGCGGTCGTCGCCTGA